In Paenibacillus sp. FSL R7-0345, a single window of DNA contains:
- a CDS encoding sugar phosphate isomerase/epimerase — translation MKLGVFSVLLQQLPLEEALDIIASKGLDAVELGTGGYPGNHHCKPDELLADAGKLKAFKQQFESRGLSISALSCHGNPLHPQKAVARQYHEEFMETLELAERLEVPVVVGFSGCPGDSDEAKYPNWPVAPWPNEYGELLAWQWEQKVIPYWKETGRYAQDKGLKIALEMHGGFSVHTPATLLKLRDAAGEAIGANLDPSHMWWQGIDPLQAIQILGRAGALHYFHAKDTVIDPVNVNRYGVTDMQPYTALLDRAWNFRSVGYGHDSKTWADLISTLRLVGYDYVISIEHEDGLMSVGEGFSKAVDTLKPLLIREPAAEMWWV, via the coding sequence ATGAAACTTGGAGTATTCTCCGTACTGCTGCAGCAGCTGCCTCTGGAGGAGGCGCTGGATATCATCGCCTCCAAAGGACTGGATGCTGTGGAGCTCGGAACCGGCGGTTATCCCGGCAATCACCACTGCAAGCCTGACGAGCTGCTGGCAGATGCCGGCAAGCTGAAAGCCTTCAAGCAGCAGTTTGAATCCAGAGGACTAAGCATCAGCGCACTGAGCTGTCACGGTAACCCGCTGCATCCGCAGAAGGCTGTAGCTCGGCAGTACCATGAAGAGTTTATGGAGACGCTCGAACTAGCCGAACGTCTGGAGGTTCCGGTTGTTGTCGGCTTCTCCGGCTGTCCCGGTGACTCAGATGAGGCAAAGTATCCCAACTGGCCGGTTGCACCGTGGCCGAACGAATACGGAGAGCTGCTGGCCTGGCAGTGGGAACAGAAGGTTATCCCTTACTGGAAGGAAACCGGCCGCTACGCCCAGGACAAAGGGCTGAAGATTGCGCTTGAGATGCATGGCGGCTTCTCCGTCCATACACCGGCTACGCTGCTGAAGCTGCGAGATGCAGCGGGTGAAGCCATCGGGGCCAATCTTGATCCAAGCCATATGTGGTGGCAGGGCATTGATCCGCTGCAGGCGATTCAGATTCTCGGCCGGGCCGGCGCCCTGCATTACTTCCATGCCAAGGATACCGTAATTGATCCGGTCAACGTTAACCGTTACGGGGTAACGGATATGCAGCCGTACACTGCACTGCTGGACCGGGCCTGGAATTTCCGCTCTGTCGGCTATGGCCATGACAGCAAGACCTGGGCTGATCTGATCAGCACACTGCGGCTGGTCGGCTATGATTATGTCATCAGCATAGAACATGAGGATGGCCTGATGTCGGTTGGAGAGGGCTTCTCCAAAGCGGTGGATACACTGAAGCCGCTGCTCATCCGTGAGCCGGCAGCAGAGATGTGGTGGGTATAA
- a CDS encoding Gfo/Idh/MocA family oxidoreductase: MSKKLRFGFIGCGGIANQKHFPALAALSEEAELVAFCDIVEERAAKAAKQYGIENASVYTDYKELLKDETLDVVHVLTPNVSHSYITVDALEAGKHVLCEKPMAISTEEAQKMLDAAKRTGKKLTIGYQNRCRVDSLALHEACENDELGEIYFAKAHAVRRKAVPTWGVFPDKSKQGGGPLIDIGTHALDLTLWNMNNYKPKMVVGSTYQKLSNNPMGNMFGPWDPETFEVEDSAFGFIKMENGATIYLEAAWALNVLDGKEAQVTLCGTKAGAEMRGKAFLDEGYVVFNTAQHGQLVETGPSDGGGVAYFSGESRRANDVEARMWLDALLNDKEPLVKPEQALVVTQILEAIYKSAETGEPVFF, translated from the coding sequence ATGAGCAAAAAATTGAGATTCGGATTTATCGGCTGCGGCGGGATCGCCAATCAGAAGCATTTCCCGGCACTTGCCGCCCTTAGTGAAGAAGCAGAGCTGGTGGCATTCTGCGATATCGTGGAGGAGCGTGCGGCTAAGGCAGCCAAGCAATACGGGATTGAAAATGCAAGCGTATACACGGATTATAAGGAACTGCTGAAGGACGAAACGCTGGATGTTGTGCATGTCCTGACTCCCAACGTGTCCCACTCCTACATCACGGTTGATGCGCTGGAAGCCGGCAAGCATGTACTGTGCGAAAAGCCAATGGCCATTAGCACCGAGGAAGCACAGAAAATGCTGGATGCCGCCAAGCGTACCGGCAAAAAGCTGACAATCGGCTACCAGAACCGCTGCCGCGTTGATTCCCTGGCTCTGCATGAAGCCTGCGAAAATGATGAGCTTGGTGAGATTTATTTTGCCAAAGCCCATGCTGTTCGCCGTAAAGCTGTTCCGACCTGGGGTGTATTTCCGGACAAATCGAAGCAGGGCGGCGGCCCGCTGATTGATATCGGTACCCATGCGCTGGATCTGACCCTGTGGAACATGAACAACTACAAACCAAAAATGGTGGTCGGCTCGACGTACCAGAAGCTTAGCAACAACCCGATGGGTAACATGTTCGGACCTTGGGACCCTGAGACATTCGAAGTGGAAGATTCTGCTTTCGGCTTCATCAAAATGGAGAACGGTGCAACAATCTATCTCGAAGCAGCCTGGGCCCTCAACGTGCTGGACGGCAAGGAAGCTCAAGTTACGCTGTGCGGAACCAAAGCCGGTGCAGAAATGCGCGGCAAGGCGTTCCTCGATGAAGGTTATGTTGTGTTCAATACGGCACAGCACGGCCAGCTGGTTGAAACCGGCCCGTCTGACGGCGGTGGTGTAGCCTACTTCAGCGGAGAGAGCCGGAGAGCAAACGATGTGGAAGCACGGATGTGGCTGGATGCGCTGCTCAATGACAAAGAGCCGCTGGTGAAACCGGAGCAGGCCCTGGTTGTAACGCAAATTCTTGAAGCGATCTACAAATCGGCAGAAACAGGCGAGCCGGTATTCTTCTAA